From the Methanofollis sp. genome, one window contains:
- a CDS encoding transposase has translation TDMNHRVSKEIVRFAVQNKVDVIGLEDLTGIRDRTETSKKQRYTHHSWAFYELQSFIEYKAREKGISTVYVDPAYTSQTCPRCNHISKNNRHKKSFVCECCGHSLHADLIGARNIESRARTYRYTLEVQGCSQPPIRELSTR, from the coding sequence GACTGATATGAACCACCGCGTCTCGAAGGAGATCGTTCGTTTTGCCGTTCAGAACAAGGTTGATGTGATCGGGCTGGAGGATCTTACCGGGATCAGGGATCGGACAGAGACCTCCAAAAAGCAGAGGTACACCCATCACTCATGGGCGTTCTATGAACTCCAGTCCTTCATCGAGTACAAGGCGCGGGAGAAGGGTATATCGACGGTCTATGTCGATCCGGCCTATACCTCCCAGACCTGTCCTCGATGCAATCATATCAGTAAGAACAATCGGCACAAGAAATCGTTTGTCTGCGAATGCTGCGGACACTCGCTCCATGCCGACCTTATCGGTGCTCGGAACATCGAGTCCAGAGCACGCACCTACAGGTATACCCTGGAGGTGCAGGGGTGCAGTCAGCCACCCATACGAGAACTATCGACACGATAG